The Lacipirellula parvula genome window below encodes:
- a CDS encoding MFS transporter, translating into MSSPEHAAAAIDQSIPPSTGRHIDFDKLPTFYNDSSFWCMTATQFMGAFNDNLYKQLVLLLSIAAVSVVGGEAKDDQSLAMFVFAAPFLAFTGYAGYLSDKFGKRGIIILCKFAEVIIMALGGLGFYIYWKSGSLTFLYFVLFLMGTHSAFFGPGKYGILPEMLRERDLPRANGFMLMTTFLAIIFGTVVAGMLLATGRLWAASTACVVIAVIGTITSFGVRRVPAANPNLKFQASALTVPPDMRAMLAADRPLLAALLVSSVFWLLAGMVPSAVNAVGKIELGVGDAYTSVLAGLIGVGIAIGCVIGGIVSKGSVDFRLLRIGCIGMLVCLVIAGIPGGGDAVGVVDAAGNFSNLPGIGEGRQWLGFWGSLPVMLLLGAFTGLFAVPLQVFMQSRPPEDKKGRMIAVMNQANWVGVLVSAALYWAISRGVETAGWPRATMFLFIAALTLPIALFYHPKHESSATAAP; encoded by the coding sequence ATGAGCTCACCAGAACATGCCGCGGCAGCGATCGATCAGTCCATTCCTCCGTCGACTGGTCGTCACATCGACTTCGACAAACTGCCGACGTTTTACAACGACAGCAGTTTCTGGTGCATGACCGCCACCCAGTTCATGGGGGCGTTCAACGACAACCTCTACAAGCAGTTGGTCCTGCTGCTGTCGATCGCCGCGGTCAGCGTCGTCGGCGGCGAAGCGAAGGACGATCAGTCGCTCGCCATGTTCGTCTTCGCCGCGCCGTTCCTTGCCTTCACCGGCTACGCGGGATATCTCTCCGATAAGTTCGGCAAGCGCGGGATCATCATTCTCTGCAAGTTCGCCGAAGTGATCATCATGGCGCTCGGCGGACTCGGCTTCTACATTTACTGGAAATCGGGCTCGCTGACGTTCCTGTACTTCGTGCTGTTTCTGATGGGGACGCACAGCGCTTTCTTCGGCCCCGGCAAGTACGGCATCCTGCCGGAGATGCTTCGTGAGCGAGATCTACCGCGCGCGAACGGCTTCATGCTGATGACGACCTTCCTGGCGATCATCTTCGGCACCGTCGTCGCCGGAATGTTGTTGGCGACCGGCCGGCTGTGGGCCGCCTCGACGGCGTGCGTGGTGATTGCCGTCATCGGTACGATCACCTCGTTCGGCGTTCGCCGCGTCCCTGCCGCCAATCCGAACTTGAAGTTCCAGGCCTCGGCGCTCACCGTCCCGCCAGATATGCGAGCGATGCTCGCCGCCGATCGGCCGTTGCTTGCCGCGCTCTTGGTCTCCAGCGTCTTCTGGTTGCTGGCCGGCATGGTTCCCTCGGCGGTGAACGCCGTCGGCAAAATCGAATTGGGCGTCGGCGATGCTTACACCAGCGTGTTGGCTGGTTTGATCGGCGTGGGCATCGCCATTGGCTGCGTCATCGGCGGCATCGTGTCGAAAGGGAGCGTCGACTTCCGCCTCCTCCGCATCGGCTGCATCGGCATGCTCGTTTGCTTGGTGATCGCCGGTATCCCCGGCGGCGGCGACGCCGTCGGCGTCGTCGATGCGGCTGGAAACTTCTCGAATCTCCCCGGGATTGGCGAAGGCCGCCAGTGGCTCGGCTTTTGGGGGAGCCTGCCCGTGATGCTGCTGCTCGGCGCGTTCACCGGCCTGTTCGCCGTGCCGCTGCAAGTCTTCATGCAGTCGCGCCCCCCGGAAGACAAGAAGGGCCGCATGATCGCCGTGATGAACCAAGCTAATTGGGTCGGCGTGCTCGTCTCGGCGGCGCTCTACTGGGCGATCTCCCGCGGCGTCGAAACCGCCGGCTGGCCGCGAGCCACCATGTTCCTGTTCATCGCGGCGCTAACGCTGCCGATCGCGCTCTTCTACCACCCGAAGCACGAATCGTCAGCGACTGCTGCACCCTGA
- a CDS encoding polyphosphate kinase 2 family protein, translated as MTQPLIPHRHAPVKLADFDPRHIDGQWNKQTAAERIAENTAISGELAYRLYAENKRSVLLVLQGMDTSGKDGTIRAATTGINPLSFAITAFKQPSVEELEHDFLWRIHKATPARGHIGIFNRSHYEDVLIVRVHKLVPKSVWRGRYEAINGFERHLAANGTTVVKCFLHISKDEQRERLEARLADPTKRWKFAKADLDERKLWDDYQDAYADALTRCNTEHAPWHIIPGDRKWYRNLVVSNLLRETLEKMNPQFPAEEAGLDQIKVV; from the coding sequence ATGACGCAACCGCTGATTCCCCACCGCCACGCGCCGGTCAAACTCGCTGACTTCGATCCGCGCCACATCGACGGCCAGTGGAACAAGCAGACCGCCGCCGAGCGGATCGCTGAGAACACCGCGATCTCCGGCGAACTCGCCTACCGCCTGTATGCGGAAAACAAACGTTCGGTCCTGCTCGTCCTCCAGGGAATGGACACCTCGGGCAAAGACGGCACGATCCGCGCCGCCACCACCGGCATCAATCCGCTTAGCTTCGCCATCACCGCGTTCAAGCAGCCAAGCGTCGAGGAACTCGAACACGACTTCCTCTGGCGGATCCACAAAGCGACGCCCGCGCGCGGGCACATCGGCATCTTCAACCGTTCGCACTATGAAGACGTGCTGATCGTTCGCGTTCACAAGCTAGTCCCCAAGTCGGTCTGGCGCGGCCGCTACGAAGCGATCAATGGCTTCGAACGTCACCTCGCCGCGAACGGCACGACGGTCGTGAAGTGCTTCCTTCATATCAGCAAAGACGAACAGCGCGAACGACTGGAAGCCCGCCTTGCCGATCCCACGAAGCGTTGGAAGTTCGCCAAGGCCGATCTCGACGAACGGAAGCTGTGGGACGACTACCAAGATGCGTACGCCGACGCCCTCACCCGCTGCAACACCGAGCACGCCCCCTGGCATATCATTCCTGGCGACCGCAAGTGGTATCGCAATCTCGTGGTGAGCAACCTACTGCGCGAGACGCTGGAAAAGATGAACCCGCAGTTCCCCGCCGAGGAGGCAGGCCTCGACCAGATCAAGGTCGTGTGA
- a CDS encoding methyl-accepting chemotaxis protein has product MSATILTDKSTAAVAGDQAEACRERSFSELLGDLSNSLDAAIGEIRDINTNTKLLSLNARIEAARAGLAGAAFGVVAQEMQDLSAKTAQAADSLANQTKRVIEELVDVLGTKVRGTRLSDIALTNIDLIDRCLYERTCDVRWWATDQSVVDALTAPTPEALRHASQRMGVILSAYTVYYDLVLCDLHGQVVANGRPHEYKSTGMSQASETWFREAAASSSGDEFGFQTANRSPLVDGKLSLIYSCGVRQEGKADGKLLGVLGIVFNWEALAQTIMTSAPVAEEERAATRCVITDGDGTILADSWGKQLQERLSLPDLSSILAERKNFTTGDYRGQACCIAHAQAPGFETYSTGWHSLVIQPVD; this is encoded by the coding sequence ATGTCAGCGACCATTCTCACCGACAAATCGACTGCCGCCGTCGCCGGCGATCAAGCGGAAGCTTGCCGCGAGCGCTCGTTCTCCGAGCTATTGGGAGACCTGTCGAACTCGCTCGACGCGGCGATCGGCGAGATTCGCGACATCAATACGAACACGAAGCTGCTGTCGCTGAACGCTCGCATCGAAGCCGCCCGCGCTGGGCTGGCGGGCGCAGCGTTTGGCGTCGTTGCCCAGGAGATGCAAGATCTCTCGGCGAAGACTGCCCAAGCGGCCGATTCGCTCGCCAACCAGACGAAGCGCGTCATCGAAGAGTTGGTCGACGTGCTCGGCACCAAAGTCCGCGGCACGCGGTTGAGCGACATCGCGCTCACCAATATCGACCTGATCGATCGCTGCCTGTACGAGCGGACGTGCGACGTGCGGTGGTGGGCGACCGACCAAAGCGTCGTCGACGCGCTCACTGCTCCGACGCCCGAAGCCCTACGGCACGCGAGCCAGCGGATGGGAGTCATCCTCAGCGCGTACACCGTCTACTACGATCTGGTGCTGTGCGATTTGCATGGCCAAGTGGTGGCCAACGGTCGGCCGCATGAATACAAGTCGACAGGCATGAGCCAGGCGAGCGAGACGTGGTTCCGCGAAGCCGCGGCGAGCAGCTCGGGGGACGAGTTCGGTTTCCAAACGGCCAACCGGTCGCCGCTCGTCGACGGCAAGTTGTCGCTGATCTACTCGTGCGGCGTGCGGCAGGAAGGGAAAGCCGACGGCAAGCTGCTCGGCGTGCTCGGCATCGTCTTCAACTGGGAAGCGCTCGCGCAGACCATCATGACGAGCGCACCCGTCGCCGAAGAGGAGCGGGCCGCGACGCGGTGCGTGATCACCGACGGCGACGGCACGATTCTGGCCGACTCATGGGGCAAGCAACTGCAGGAACGCCTGAGCCTGCCTGATCTCTCGAGCATTCTTGCCGAGCGGAAGAATTTCACGACCGGCGACTATCGCGGGCAGGCTTGCTGCATCGCCCACGCGCAGGCGCCCGGGTTTGAGACCTATTCGACTGGCTGGCATTCGCTGGTGATTCAGCCGGTGGACTGA